The proteins below come from a single Candidatus Bathyarchaeota archaeon genomic window:
- a CDS encoding NADH:flavin oxidoreductase: MPGLLTPLTVRGITLRNRIVYPPMQSGRASFLGEVTNRLVNFYVRRSAYVGLPIVEHAYVSALGKIGPRQLGIYSDALIGGYEKLVKGLHSVGAPAVVQISHAGAVATKKVIGEKPVGPSEREKSRMLEKTELQELAEDYGLAADRAVKAGFDGVELHGAHAYLLNQFFTPLLNKRIDEFGGSLENRMRFPLMVVEKVRRRMGGGLLLYRLGADDLAPMGTHIEEAVEFAKCLEAAGVDILDVSGGMCGAMPKQLKDVTGYFVGQAAAVKAAVGVPVVGVGGISDPVYADDLVQAGKVDLVAVGRALWHNPLWAQNAAEALAIR, translated from the coding sequence TTGCCTGGACTCTTAACGCCGCTAACGGTTAGAGGCATCACGTTGCGTAACCGTATAGTGTATCCTCCGATGCAGTCGGGCAGAGCCAGCTTTTTAGGCGAAGTCACCAATAGACTCGTCAACTTCTACGTTCGCCGCTCCGCGTACGTGGGCTTGCCGATTGTGGAGCACGCCTATGTTTCAGCGCTGGGTAAGATTGGGCCCCGGCAGCTAGGCATCTACAGTGACGCACTCATCGGCGGCTACGAAAAGCTTGTAAAGGGCCTTCACTCAGTGGGCGCCCCCGCGGTAGTGCAGATAAGCCATGCTGGAGCGGTTGCAACCAAAAAAGTCATCGGAGAAAAACCCGTTGGGCCCTCCGAGCGGGAAAAAAGCCGTATGCTCGAAAAAACCGAGTTGCAGGAGTTAGCAGAGGACTATGGGCTTGCCGCGGACCGCGCTGTTAAAGCTGGTTTTGACGGAGTAGAGCTTCATGGCGCCCATGCCTATTTGCTCAACCAGTTCTTTACGCCGCTGCTGAATAAGCGCATCGACGAGTTCGGGGGGTCGCTGGAGAATCGGATGCGGTTTCCTCTGATGGTCGTTGAGAAGGTGCGTAGGCGCATGGGCGGGGGGCTGCTGCTGTATCGTTTAGGAGCAGATGATTTGGCGCCGATGGGGACGCATATTGAGGAGGCGGTGGAGTTTGCTAAGTGCCTTGAGGCGGCGGGCGTGGATATTCTTGATGTTTCGGGGGGTATGTGTGGGGCGATGCCTAAGCAGCTTAAGGATGTGACGGGCTACTTTGTTGGGCAAGCAGCTGCAGTTAAAGCCGCGGTAGGGGTGCCTGTAGTTGGCGTCGGCGGCATATCCGACCCTGTCTATGCGGATGATTTGGTGCAGGCAGGTAAGGTGGATTTAGTGGCGGTTGGGCGGGCGCTTTGGCATAATCCCCTCTGGGCGCAAAACGCGGCTGAAGCCCTCGCAATCCGCTAG
- a CDS encoding AsnC family transcriptional regulator, with protein MFLDDLDKQIIQHLSIGTSSYEELARQCNVTRNTIYRRIAALEKNGIIKNILRCTVDLSKINLTAIMIGITIPQFNLEQAKNRLAANRNVKWLWKTYGTHNLTLVAFCDKGNEGETIQNIKGTLEELNAEQVCISVGFAWEKMSYSPFPEQMEMETGLAQMLRPQQELKDV; from the coding sequence ATGTTTCTCGATGATTTAGATAAACAAATTATCCAACATTTAAGCATCGGAACAAGCTCCTACGAAGAACTAGCACGCCAATGCAACGTTACACGAAACACCATCTACAGAAGAATAGCTGCCCTTGAAAAAAACGGCATAATAAAAAACATCCTTCGCTGCACAGTTGACCTATCAAAAATCAACCTAACCGCTATAATGATTGGAATCACAATTCCCCAATTCAACCTTGAGCAAGCCAAAAACCGCCTAGCAGCAAACAGAAACGTAAAGTGGCTATGGAAAACCTACGGCACCCACAACTTGACGCTTGTGGCTTTCTGTGATAAAGGCAACGAAGGCGAAACCATCCAAAACATCAAAGGAACCCTGGAGGAACTGAATGCTGAACAAGTTTGCATATCTGTCGGATTTGCTTGGGAAAAAATGAGTTATTCCCCCTTCCCAGAGCAGATGGAGATGGAAACGGGTCTGGCGCAGATGCTTCGGCCCCAGCAGGAACTGAAGGATGTTTAG
- a CDS encoding cation:proton antiporter: MDEAIRAIITICILVFSAKVLGEVFAKIKIPAVLGELTAGMILGPYALGAILTVNGSPVIEINEIVKAFGEIGGILILFAAGLEMTFSDFRKVGATGFTVGTMGVVVPFILGYGLSSLLGLGMEASLVVGASLVATSISITAVVLQELKKIQTPEAKVIVSAAVVDDVLGLAILGVIVSFISTAGSILNPLSIVIVIVESLAIWLAMVVSASLVIPKLINLTASKGKSEETVEAAATASCFGAAALAAYIGLSPIVGAYAAGMAMASSKRIDKIRHYSKKITVIFSPVFFALAGAAFNIQSFLTTDVFFYVFFIALVIVAVVGKVVGCGGSAALFLRDKDKSLKVGIGMISRGEVGLIIAGVAVASGAVTQSIYSAIIGMIMITTVITPLLLKVAYDRSSRKKDANSDV; the protein is encoded by the coding sequence TTGGATGAAGCCATACGAGCCATAATAACCATCTGTATCTTGGTATTCTCAGCCAAGGTCCTCGGTGAAGTCTTCGCCAAAATCAAAATCCCCGCTGTCCTAGGCGAACTTACAGCAGGCATGATCCTTGGACCCTACGCGTTAGGTGCAATCCTCACCGTTAACGGCTCACCGGTAATCGAGATAAACGAGATCGTGAAAGCTTTCGGGGAAATCGGCGGCATACTCATCCTCTTTGCAGCCGGCTTAGAGATGACCTTCTCAGACTTCCGAAAAGTCGGCGCCACAGGCTTCACCGTGGGCACGATGGGCGTGGTTGTTCCCTTCATTTTAGGCTATGGTTTATCTTCCCTGCTGGGTTTAGGTATGGAGGCGAGTTTAGTTGTTGGAGCATCGCTTGTCGCCACGAGCATCTCTATTACTGCGGTGGTGCTCCAGGAGCTTAAAAAAATCCAAACCCCCGAAGCCAAAGTCATCGTTAGCGCCGCCGTAGTCGATGACGTGCTGGGGTTAGCCATTTTAGGCGTCATCGTCTCATTCATATCGACCGCGGGCAGCATCCTAAACCCCCTCAGCATCGTAATCGTGATAGTCGAATCCCTTGCCATCTGGCTGGCTATGGTCGTTTCAGCCTCCCTGGTCATTCCAAAACTCATCAACTTAACTGCCTCTAAAGGAAAATCAGAGGAAACCGTCGAAGCCGCCGCGACCGCCTCCTGCTTTGGCGCCGCCGCCCTAGCAGCCTACATTGGCTTATCGCCCATAGTGGGTGCCTACGCAGCGGGGATGGCTATGGCGAGTTCCAAACGGATAGATAAAATCCGCCACTATAGCAAAAAAATCACAGTTATCTTCTCGCCTGTATTCTTCGCTTTGGCAGGTGCGGCATTTAACATTCAAAGCTTCCTCACAACGGATGTTTTCTTCTATGTGTTCTTCATAGCCTTAGTTATAGTGGCTGTCGTGGGTAAAGTTGTTGGCTGTGGGGGTTCAGCGGCGCTTTTTCTGCGGGATAAGGATAAGTCCCTTAAAGTGGGCATCGGCATGATTTCGCGGGGAGAGGTAGGTTTGATTATTGCAGGCGTTGCGGTTGCTTCGGGTGCGGTTACTCAGAGTATCTATTCAGCTATTATCGGTATGATTATGATCACGACGGTTATCACGCCGCTTCTGCTAAAAGTGGCATATGATAGATCATCCAGAAAAAAAGACGCGAATTCAGACGTTTGA
- a CDS encoding ammonium transporter: MASGDIAWIITATALVMLMTPALGFFYGGLVRKKNLVSTIIQCFVIFAVISLVWALWGYSLVFGESIGGFIGFNPSLLGMGGLTISYVNPVLAPEIPELLFFAFQLKFAAITPALIIGACAERIRFKSLLVFMVLWSTLIYVPIAHWVWNPDGWLKGIGAIDFAGGIVVHVAAGISALAAALVVGRRKGEGCPTNGGGGSIPWKSAMAKLDAPPPTFKPTNIPYVLLGAALLWFGWFGFNAGSSLAANDLAVSALVTTNLAAAGAAVSWMLTDWVVKGKPSAVGIAIGAVVGLVAITPAAGFVSVPAAMIIGLSAGVISNLVANWRAGRSRIDDTLDVFACHGVGGLWGSIATGIFASAAIGGVNGLIFGNVGQLVAQLEALAVVVPFAFFGSYALLRVVNVFSPLRVSEKAEDAGLDLSEHGEEAYQLD; this comes from the coding sequence ATGGCATCAGGAGATATAGCTTGGATAATAACTGCAACAGCCTTAGTCATGTTAATGACCCCCGCATTAGGATTCTTCTACGGAGGCCTAGTCCGCAAAAAGAACCTGGTATCGACAATCATACAGTGCTTCGTCATATTCGCAGTCATAAGTCTAGTCTGGGCACTCTGGGGCTACAGCCTAGTCTTCGGAGAATCCATCGGCGGCTTCATCGGCTTCAACCCCAGCCTGCTGGGCATGGGAGGCCTGACCATAAGCTACGTGAACCCGGTACTGGCACCTGAAATACCTGAATTGCTCTTCTTTGCTTTCCAACTCAAGTTCGCCGCCATCACTCCCGCACTCATCATCGGTGCCTGCGCGGAACGCATACGCTTCAAGTCACTACTAGTATTCATGGTCCTTTGGTCAACTCTCATCTATGTCCCCATCGCACATTGGGTCTGGAACCCCGACGGCTGGCTAAAAGGCATCGGAGCCATAGACTTCGCCGGCGGCATCGTGGTACACGTCGCCGCAGGCATCTCTGCTCTCGCTGCCGCATTGGTCGTGGGTCGACGAAAAGGCGAAGGCTGCCCAACCAACGGAGGCGGAGGCTCGATTCCATGGAAAAGCGCCATGGCAAAGCTGGATGCGCCACCCCCAACCTTCAAACCCACCAACATCCCCTACGTGCTGCTCGGAGCCGCTCTGCTGTGGTTTGGCTGGTTTGGCTTCAACGCTGGCAGCTCGCTTGCCGCAAACGATCTAGCTGTCTCAGCTCTGGTCACCACCAACCTTGCAGCTGCAGGAGCCGCTGTAAGCTGGATGTTAACTGACTGGGTCGTTAAAGGTAAGCCCTCTGCAGTCGGCATCGCCATCGGCGCAGTGGTTGGCTTAGTCGCCATCACTCCGGCAGCTGGATTCGTCAGTGTCCCAGCAGCGATGATTATCGGCTTATCCGCTGGTGTCATCTCTAACCTGGTGGCTAACTGGCGGGCAGGCAGATCAAGAATCGACGACACCCTCGACGTGTTCGCGTGCCATGGCGTTGGCGGCCTTTGGGGCTCCATCGCAACAGGCATCTTTGCGTCCGCAGCGATCGGCGGCGTCAACGGCTTGATCTTCGGCAACGTAGGCCAGTTGGTTGCGCAGCTTGAGGCTCTCGCGGTGGTTGTGCCGTTTGCGTTCTTCGGCTCATATGCCCTGCTTAGGGTCGTGAACGTGTTCTCGCCGCTGCGTGTGAGTGAGAAGGCTGAGGATGCAGGCTTGGACCTTAGTGAACACGGCGAAGAAGCCTACCAGCTTGATTAG
- a CDS encoding ammonium transporter: protein MENAADIAWLLMSTALVMLMTPALAFFYGGLVRRKNLVSTLVQCIIIFAVVSLVWFFWGYSLVFGSSVGGVIGNLSLVGLNGLTISHINSLYAPQIPEVLFFAFQLKFAAITPALIIGACAERIRFKSLLVFVVLWSTFIYSPIAHWVWNADGWLHVLGAMDFAGGIVVHVAAGLSALAAALIVGRRTGCVYWKDQLKALNRQAPTPSAPALGTEFKPTNIPYVILGAGLLWFGWFGFNGGSALAADNIAVSAVIATNLAAAAAAVSWMILDWVIKGKPSAIGISVGAVSGMAAVTAAAGYINFTAAVIIGLAAGIISNLVANWRAGRSRIDDTLDVFACHGIGGIIGAVAVGLFATAAVNPAVQGLFYGNPAQLGIQALAVVVVAAFAFFGSYLLLKLVDLFSPLRVSAKEEDEGLDLSQHGEEAYHLN from the coding sequence ATGGAGAACGCAGCAGACATCGCTTGGCTATTGATGTCCACGGCATTAGTTATGCTCATGACCCCCGCCTTGGCCTTCTTCTACGGCGGGTTAGTGCGCAGAAAAAACCTCGTCTCCACCCTAGTGCAATGCATCATAATCTTTGCAGTCGTAAGCCTCGTTTGGTTTTTCTGGGGATACAGCCTCGTTTTTGGATCCAGCGTCGGCGGCGTCATCGGCAACCTGTCTCTGGTAGGATTAAACGGCTTAACCATAAGCCACATAAACTCCCTCTACGCCCCGCAGATCCCCGAAGTGCTCTTCTTTGCTTTCCAACTCAAGTTCGCCGCGATTACCCCAGCACTCATCATCGGCGCTTGCGCGGAACGCATACGCTTCAAGTCACTGTTAGTCTTTGTTGTTCTCTGGTCAACCTTCATTTACTCACCCATAGCCCACTGGGTCTGGAACGCAGACGGCTGGCTGCACGTTTTGGGTGCAATGGACTTTGCAGGCGGCATAGTCGTGCATGTCGCGGCTGGGCTATCTGCTTTGGCGGCAGCGCTTATAGTTGGTAGACGAACCGGTTGCGTTTACTGGAAAGACCAGCTTAAAGCACTTAACCGTCAAGCCCCCACCCCCTCAGCGCCCGCCTTGGGAACAGAATTTAAACCCACCAACATCCCCTACGTTATACTGGGCGCTGGGCTACTGTGGTTTGGCTGGTTTGGCTTTAACGGCGGCAGCGCATTGGCAGCTGATAACATCGCGGTTTCCGCTGTTATCGCAACTAACTTGGCTGCGGCTGCGGCGGCGGTCAGCTGGATGATTCTGGATTGGGTAATCAAGGGTAAGCCTTCCGCGATCGGCATCTCTGTGGGTGCTGTCTCCGGTATGGCGGCGGTCACAGCTGCAGCCGGCTACATTAACTTCACCGCGGCAGTCATCATAGGCTTGGCAGCGGGCATAATCTCTAATTTAGTGGCAAACTGGCGGGCCGGACGCAGCCGCATCGACGACACACTTGACGTGTTTGCATGCCATGGCATCGGCGGCATAATCGGCGCCGTAGCAGTGGGTCTGTTTGCAACCGCCGCAGTGAACCCTGCGGTCCAGGGATTATTCTACGGTAACCCCGCTCAATTGGGCATTCAGGCACTTGCGGTGGTGGTGGTTGCGGCATTCGCGTTCTTCGGCTCTTATTTGCTGCTGAAACTAGTTGATTTGTTCTCGCCTCTACGCGTTAGCGCCAAAGAGGAAGACGAAGGCCTAGACCTAAGCCAACACGGCGAAGAAGCCTACCACCTAAACTAG
- a CDS encoding PAS domain S-box protein, with product MYGEERNIQTLIDYGLSNAQAKIYLALLHLGTGSIKEISGASEVARPDTYRAIAALLEIGLAEKIITTPTKYRPVHITNAIETLQTRRRKQELNLSERSVELVKLFDKKVTNENGGPGQFIVIRGKEAINNKIRGLLENTQDSAFIVVSWHRLQQWITAYSDISEALNRGVHIRIITNHPNNQNATKQYTAIKNHPNFDIRHIDDAPNVWLRIYDGKEIVITNPEIYRMTNPFAVLSSNPSVTELGQNYFNSKWLTTVDTQNQPPQSSRQIEGLLPNTTVGFSYNRLVFGEDGQPEDFIILDANLAFLKITGLSQTIMGKKATKSLPASVQKFLPEIIKKTGEAVFSGKPFKAEQFFLATGRTVSILVYSLEHGHFAIILEDVTELKTAQKALKETQGKYEYLTTQSPIGFFEIDCKTMHFLSVNDFMCKASGYSKEEFLSMNPFDLLDDDSKMRFQEIIRKSWLGERVPEEVEFGILTKEGSKRWVTVNARLTFTNQELDRAYVILIDITERKRAQLALQKIAENHHALLAYISEGFIYGRIIVDDKGMPADFVFLEVNDAFQKSTQLTKEAILGKKASDVFPDFGKIHPELLETLGRVGLTGKSEDLQFTFKPLNMHLSVCAYSPEKGTFALIIRDLACEKSAAN from the coding sequence ATGTACGGCGAAGAAAGAAACATCCAAACACTCATAGACTACGGATTAAGTAACGCACAGGCAAAAATCTACCTTGCCCTCCTACACCTAGGCACCGGCTCCATTAAAGAAATCTCAGGCGCCTCAGAGGTAGCGCGCCCAGACACCTACCGCGCAATAGCGGCACTACTCGAAATTGGACTGGCAGAAAAAATAATAACCACCCCAACGAAATACCGCCCCGTACACATAACAAACGCCATAGAAACCCTGCAAACCCGCCGCAGAAAACAAGAACTTAACTTGTCAGAGCGGTCAGTTGAGCTTGTAAAATTGTTCGATAAAAAGGTCACAAATGAAAATGGTGGACCCGGACAGTTTATTGTGATCAGAGGAAAAGAAGCCATCAATAACAAAATTCGGGGCTTACTTGAGAATACCCAAGACAGCGCATTCATAGTGGTTTCTTGGCATAGGCTGCAACAGTGGATAACTGCTTATTCGGATATTTCAGAAGCCCTAAACAGAGGCGTCCACATCAGAATAATAACCAATCACCCTAACAATCAAAATGCAACCAAACAGTATACCGCCATCAAAAACCACCCAAACTTTGACATCCGACACATCGACGATGCCCCCAACGTTTGGCTTAGAATATACGATGGAAAAGAAATAGTGATAACTAACCCTGAAATTTACCGTATGACTAATCCCTTCGCGGTCCTCTCCAGCAACCCCAGCGTAACAGAGCTAGGGCAAAACTATTTCAATTCAAAATGGTTAACTACAGTCGACACACAAAATCAGCCCCCTCAAAGCAGCCGCCAAATCGAAGGTCTTCTTCCAAATACAACCGTCGGATTCTCATATAACCGATTGGTATTCGGAGAAGATGGCCAACCTGAAGATTTCATAATCCTTGACGCGAACCTTGCCTTCCTAAAAATTACAGGGCTATCCCAAACCATTATGGGTAAAAAAGCCACTAAGAGTCTTCCAGCGTCCGTCCAGAAATTTCTGCCTGAAATAATAAAAAAAACCGGTGAAGCCGTCTTTTCAGGAAAGCCCTTCAAAGCTGAACAATTTTTTCTAGCAACCGGTCGAACTGTATCTATACTTGTTTACAGCCTAGAACATGGGCATTTTGCAATTATTCTGGAGGATGTAACGGAGCTAAAAACGGCGCAAAAAGCCCTAAAGGAAACACAAGGAAAATATGAGTACCTCACCACGCAATCGCCGATAGGCTTCTTTGAAATAGATTGCAAAACAATGCATTTTCTAAGTGTCAATGATTTCATGTGTAAAGCCTCTGGTTACTCTAAAGAAGAATTTCTATCCATGAACCCATTTGACCTGCTAGACGACGATAGCAAGATGCGGTTTCAGGAAATAATTAGGAAAAGCTGGCTTGGTGAACGTGTACCCGAAGAAGTGGAATTTGGAATCTTAACCAAAGAGGGAAGTAAACGATGGGTAACTGTTAATGCAAGGCTAACTTTTACCAACCAAGAACTCGACCGCGCCTACGTTATCCTCATAGACATCACTGAAAGAAAACGTGCGCAGTTAGCTCTGCAGAAAATCGCAGAAAACCATCATGCATTGCTCGCCTACATTTCAGAAGGCTTCATTTACGGCCGGATAATCGTTGACGATAAGGGAATGCCTGCAGATTTTGTTTTTCTTGAGGTCAACGATGCGTTCCAGAAAAGCACTCAATTAACCAAGGAAGCCATACTGGGCAAAAAGGCAAGCGATGTTTTTCCAGATTTCGGCAAAATCCACCCGGAGCTTTTAGAGACTCTTGGTAGGGTCGGGTTAACTGGAAAATCAGAGGATTTGCAGTTCACATTCAAGCCTCTGAACATGCACCTGTCGGTTTGCGCTTACTCCCCCGAAAAAGGCACCTTTGCGCTGATAATACGTGACCTGGCCTGTGAAAAATCAGCCGCCAACTAG
- a CDS encoding ammonium transporter, translating into MKNKRILSKASTLLQSAIEKHSTVFMTRKFYVLAGILATCVALSLGSTFAQTTEISVSITAINMAWTLAMGALVWFMQLGFAYFGAGLLRTKNQVNYWTKSYLDFSVGVVVFALIGFGLMFGGSGASFPTGIDAAGEVVWSTLPGLANGNAFIGYSGFGLAGETANPLTLTFFFWQAVFAATTVTIVAGMVAERMKIQAYLFYTVLINILIYPIYGHWMWGGGWLATLPFGVGARDFAGSSVVHAVGAFTGLAGAMLLGPRIGKFGKDGKPRTFPYTNIPYIVAGTMILFLGWFGFNPGSTLGTSDFQTATIAVNTYLAGGIAATVAAFITLFDKKHFKGLDIAAVCTAALGGLVAITAPCAFVAPWAAMIIGIIAAPIAIYGNFFIERVLKVDDPVGAFGVHGFNGLFGMLAVGLFADGSYGGVQGILVNGAAGGGQLIAQLIAMGTVSVFAFGMGLLVFGLIKYTIGLRAPPKDEIEGLDRSEHGFPAYPELQTKSEAEIGEPQP; encoded by the coding sequence ATGAAAAACAAACGAATACTTAGCAAAGCATCAACCCTATTACAATCAGCAATAGAAAAGCACTCGACAGTATTCATGACGCGCAAATTCTACGTACTCGCAGGCATACTCGCAACATGCGTCGCCCTAAGCCTAGGCAGCACCTTTGCCCAAACAACGGAAATCTCCGTCAGCATCACAGCAATCAACATGGCATGGACCCTCGCTATGGGCGCACTCGTGTGGTTCATGCAGCTCGGCTTCGCCTACTTCGGTGCAGGCTTGCTTCGAACAAAGAACCAAGTGAACTACTGGACCAAAAGCTATCTTGACTTCAGTGTCGGCGTCGTTGTCTTCGCTTTAATCGGTTTCGGCTTAATGTTCGGCGGTTCAGGCGCTTCCTTCCCCACAGGAATCGACGCTGCAGGTGAGGTTGTCTGGTCAACCCTTCCAGGTCTTGCAAACGGCAACGCATTCATAGGCTATAGCGGCTTTGGTCTAGCCGGAGAAACCGCCAACCCGTTAACGTTAACCTTCTTCTTCTGGCAGGCAGTATTTGCGGCAACCACCGTCACAATCGTGGCAGGGATGGTTGCGGAACGCATGAAGATTCAGGCTTATCTCTTCTACACCGTCCTCATCAACATCCTCATCTACCCAATCTACGGTCACTGGATGTGGGGCGGCGGATGGCTAGCAACCCTTCCCTTCGGTGTCGGCGCAAGAGACTTTGCAGGTTCCAGTGTCGTCCACGCGGTCGGAGCGTTTACTGGTTTAGCAGGCGCTATGCTGCTGGGCCCAAGAATTGGCAAGTTTGGCAAAGATGGCAAACCCCGCACTTTCCCCTATACCAACATACCCTACATCGTTGCAGGCACCATGATTCTGTTCCTCGGCTGGTTCGGCTTCAACCCTGGCAGCACCTTAGGCACCTCTGACTTCCAAACCGCAACCATCGCAGTCAACACATACCTCGCAGGCGGCATTGCAGCGACTGTAGCGGCATTCATCACGCTCTTTGACAAGAAGCACTTCAAGGGACTTGACATTGCAGCCGTATGTACAGCCGCGCTCGGTGGCTTGGTAGCAATTACTGCGCCATGCGCTTTCGTTGCACCCTGGGCCGCCATGATCATCGGCATAATCGCTGCTCCAATCGCAATCTACGGCAACTTCTTCATCGAAAGAGTGCTGAAAGTTGACGACCCAGTCGGCGCATTCGGTGTTCACGGCTTCAACGGCCTCTTCGGCATGCTGGCAGTCGGTTTGTTTGCAGACGGAAGCTACGGTGGAGTTCAAGGCATACTGGTAAACGGCGCAGCTGGCGGTGGACAGTTGATTGCGCAGCTAATCGCTATGGGAACGGTGTCAGTCTTTGCTTTCGGTATGGGTCTGCTGGTCTTTGGCCTCATCAAGTACACCATCGGTTTGCGTGCACCGCCTAAGGATGAAATTGAAGGTCTTGACCGCAGCGAACACGGTTTCCCCGCCTATCCAGAGTTGCAGACGAAGTCTGAAGCTGAGATCGGCGAACCACAACCGTAG
- a CDS encoding DUF72 domain-containing protein: MATGFFLGCSGFYYNHWRGRFYPTELAKAKWLEFYADQFNTLEINNTFYRYPTEKLLLSWKQRTPADFRFTLKANRAITHTRRFRGTPQLTETFYRLAHLLDEKLLCVLFQLPPSIQKDMALLETIADQMDTSVLNALEFRHRSWWSREVYDFLDRHQLLFCSVSVTDLPDEIVQTNGGLYVRFHGVDGWYGGNYPDAELQKWANRIRLLNPQKVLCYFNNDINAYAPANCQTLKRYVSAAQPLPPPSI, from the coding sequence GTGGCTACTGGTTTTTTTCTGGGCTGCTCAGGCTTCTACTATAACCACTGGCGCGGCAGGTTCTACCCCACCGAATTAGCTAAAGCTAAATGGCTAGAATTCTACGCGGACCAATTTAACACGCTGGAAATCAACAACACCTTCTACCGCTACCCAACCGAGAAGCTGCTGCTATCCTGGAAACAGAGAACCCCCGCTGATTTCCGCTTCACCCTAAAAGCAAACCGCGCCATCACCCACACCCGCAGATTCCGCGGCACCCCCCAGCTTACAGAAACCTTCTACAGACTCGCCCATCTCCTCGATGAGAAGCTGCTATGCGTGCTCTTCCAGTTGCCGCCCTCTATCCAAAAAGACATGGCGCTTCTTGAAACAATCGCGGACCAGATGGATACTTCGGTGCTTAACGCGTTGGAGTTTCGTCATCGGAGCTGGTGGAGCCGGGAAGTCTACGATTTTCTGGATAGGCACCAACTTCTCTTCTGCAGTGTCTCCGTCACGGATCTGCCTGATGAAATAGTGCAGACCAACGGAGGGCTCTATGTTCGTTTTCACGGTGTAGACGGCTGGTATGGAGGCAACTACCCGGACGCTGAGTTGCAGAAGTGGGCAAATAGAATTCGCCTGCTAAACCCGCAGAAGGTATTGTGCTACTTCAACAACGACATCAACGCCTACGCTCCAGCAAATTGCCAAACCCTAAAACGCTATGTCTCTGCTGCTCAACCACTACCTCCCCCCTCTATATAA